The DNA region TTGAAAATGAGAAGTTCATGTAAATATAACATAGACATTTCATTAGGATTCCATGTTCAACAAACAACTGCCGAGTCCTTGTGTGACATGGAAAAGTCAACTACACCAAAATGAGCGTTTCCAGTGGTAAACAACCGTCATGGTTTTCGCTACTGTTTTCACTCACCCTCTCCATGAGCTCTCCCGACATGACACCGGGGACGTAGCACGGGCTGATAAGTTGGTACGTTGAGCTTTCTTCCGCCTTGCGAAGAACAAAAGGAAGCCGGCTCCCGGACAGAACCGCCACAATGTCCCCTTCCCTGATGAATGAGAGGCCTCTGCCCAGGTACCCGTCTGCAGTGGAGAAAATGTTTGTCAGATGCCCGTCCGTGGCCCCCTCGACCCTGGTTACGTATTCCTTCCGGCGCCAATACAGAGCAGCAGGATCTGTCTTCCGCAAATCATGATACTCTCGGACAGCTTGTTCGAATGTCTCTGCTCCGCGAACACCATGTAAAACAGAAGTTATGTCGATATGCTTGCCTGTTCTTGCTGCCGGGTTTTGTGTTCGATAGAACTTGTTGAAGTCATGAAGGAACCCAAGCGCCAAGCGGGATTTGTTCCCCTTCTCGAACCCTGTTGTTTCCGCAAAGCGGTCGCCATACACGGTGGCGCTGTAAAGAATCATCGTTTCGAAGAAGTCCTTGAAGGAGTGGTTTGCTCTTGGGCGCGGGTGGCGACGGACCGGGTCGAACTTTTCCATGACCGACCGGCGCCTTGACTCCCCCGTACCCAAGAAGGCTGTCTTACCGACCGTGTCCAAGATGACTCCCTCGACCATGAGCGTGTCCGGACCCGAGAGCGAGTCAGAGCGAGGATGGTTGTGATAGCTGCCTTTCGACGCGTTGAAATGCTCCAGGTGACTGGCGGCTAGATATCGTACATCAACGCCGCTCATGCCGCGATAATCAGGTGTCCAGGAAGGCAGGCCAATGTCCGCCCCGTTTTGCGGGTTCCAAGGCCCCGCTGTGAGAAGGATTGCCAGGTTTCTGTCTTTGCGTATGAGTCTTCTTGTGAAGTCCATGTAGACGTCGCGGGTTGGCTTTGAGTAATCGGCCTTCAACAGATGGCTCATGTCGCTGACCCCTATCAGTGCGAACAGCTTGTCTCGGGGGTCCGTTGATAGCAGGGTCCTTGTCGAATGCAAAACATTGATCGTACTCCGGGCGTCCTGCAGGCTAATGAAGAACTGGGAGATGCGGAAGACGGCCTTGCGGAGTCCCGTTATCCATGGTTTGCGGGTTTTTGGATCTTGCCACCACGCGGGATTGCCCGTGACATCGTCCAGAGCACGCAACGTTGACCATTTCGCCGAAAGCGAGCCGCAATGTATAGTTGCTTCTCGAGCTAGGACGGTTTCTTGGAAAACCCACATCCGGGTCCAATAGGGCCTTTGCAAAAGGAGCGTGAGGGCCTGGgtggcgtcctcgtcggcgacgagccTGTGCACAATCTGCTCGGATGACCGGACTCCATCAAGGCCTTCAAGCACCCTCATTGCTGCTCCTGATGTCTGAGACTCGGCACCCAGCCAGACTCTCACTTGATCGGCTTTCCTGAAAATCTTGCCCATTTGAGCAACTTGTGCGTTCCTTTCGTCTGTGTTGTCTTGGTTGATACAGATACCGTCAACCCAAAGCAAGACCTCCTCATCTTGTCGTCTGAGATGCTGTAAAGCCGCTTGCAAATTCTTTGTTATGTTCATAGGGTGGCCGTTGGCGATAATAGCATCGTTCTTCGTACCGTCGCCCCAAGTGTAAGAGAGCGCGTCATACCGAACGGTTGGCTCATTGAGTCCGTGTACGAACATGTCGATGATAATAGGGGATGATGATGCAGAGGCCGCTGGGTTTAGTCTCATGAGACGAAACTCGTCCGAACGAATGGGTAGTGACCGGTAAACTTGATCGAATAGAATGCTTAGCTCATTGTACGGCCGATGcaagccaagccaagcgGGAATGTTTACGGGGATGAAAGCTTCCACTTGGCAAAGTGTTAGGAATCCCTTCCTTCGAAGCCTGCTCTACCTCGGGAACCATGGCTGAATCTTGGCTGCATAGATTGATGTATAAAGTATGTTTATGTTGGTTGGTTCAGCCCAGCTCAGAGGCTTTGTTCAGGTagcggaggaggaaaagagggcTTTCGGCGTGCGCTCCGTTCAAATTGCGAACGGGGAAAACAGAGCCTTGGTTGTGATCGCGACAACAATAGCCGACAAAGATGGTACGACTTTGTAGTAAATGTCCCGGCCTGTCATGGCTTTTACAGCGATCGATGGCGTGTTGATAGTACAAGCAGCGGCAAGCGCTATAAAGCTCGACAAGTTGGTAACACATCTGAaaaagaggggagaggaagaggaagacgatgaagcTGATAGAAGAGGGCTGGCAGCGGGGGGCACTCACTCACTGCTAACTATTAAATTGGAATCATTGCGTGTTTTGCCTGGGGTGGTTGTGGCAGTGTCCTTACAGTtccatgcatgcatgcaaTCGCAAGGCAAGGCAGTTCTCACGCCTCGGAAATTCTACTGGTCCACGTACTGTTACACGGTAGGCTTTCCAGCGGGCGTCCTGCGCGATAATGCTCCAGACCATGTCTGCATAAACATCACCTGTGTGATTGGCTGTTAGTATTGGTTCGATCTCGTATTCAGGTAGGTAGGTCTGCTTTGCAGGCTGCCTCTGCAACGAGAGGGTGCCACAGGGGAGGGGATTCACGGTGATGTTTCCCAATATCCGTCCCCATTATTGGATAGATTGGACCATTTtttacctacctaggtacctaggtataGTAGCCACAGCAAGGTGAGCGAGCAGCTGGGTGATTGCACTTGAACCGTCTAGTCAACCAGCACTCCTCCACAACTTCAACATCGTTAGCAAGCACAAGGTCGATACAGCCAGGTTCTTACTACAATTGTATGTTGCGAATCTGTTGGTGTTactggtggtggtggtggtgttggtggtttGGGGAGTGCAATTACTTGTCTTCTTTTCTCGTTGGCACCATTCATCACCACCTTCCTTCAAAAGTTGATCGATCTCTCATAACGCGGTCTTTCACAACGAGTAGCTTACGAACTTATATTTCTAGTTGAAAAAGTCATCGTCATGGGCTGGCTTGAATGACGTGTGAACGGAcgcctcttctcctcgtcccaCGTGATaccggcaccggcaacaCGGGGGCTTGTAAGTGAACGCTAGCTTCCCAGTACAACCCCAAAAACCATAAGCATTTCAAACTGTTTTCGTGGGAGTTTTCCCCAAACACCATCTGGCTTCTGGGAGTGTCCGGTTGCATTATTTATTGCCACGACGGCGTCCGGCACATCGGACTCAAGGTCCGCAACCATGGCTGTGGCCCCTTCTCGTGATGATGTGTGTTCATTTCACGCACGGCGCAACCAGAGCCAAACAAAGGTAAACAAACATTGAAGCCACGAGGGAACGAACCGTGTTCTAAATCCAGCGTAGCAGCGGCAAAAAAGCCGACCAAGCCCCCCCGGATAGAACCGATCTGTGCCGTGTCTCCCGCGCTTAGACGTCGAGCTGAATCTCCCAGAAGCGCCACACGTGCGAACTATCGAAGGCCCCAACGGCGATCTTGCCCAGAGACCGCGTGGGCTGGAGTCTGGGGGAGCACCAGTGGCACAAACCATGTTCCCTCTTCGGCCGTGTCTCCGAGTCGAAGCGCGTGGCCCGTCGCTGCCGAACCCACCGTTTTTCGAGGCTGGAATCTCGAAGCCACGCCGTAAGTTCTGAGCTTGGAGCCGTTCAGACTCGGGCAACATGGTGTATGCTTTCAACTAGACAAAAGCTTAGCCCTCGACCTCCCTGAGGCCGAATCCCAATAACGTGAGTCCGGGCGGACAGCACGATTAGAATCACAACATGGACGGCTATATATGAAGCCattccctccctccatcaCTCACTCCCAACCGCTCACCCTTATCCAGCATCTCCAGCATCTCCAGCATCTCCAGCCTCTCAAGTATCAACGCTTATCCACCCCAACTCCGAGCACCTCTGTCCTCTCTTCAACTCTTCAGTCACTCGCTCCAGCTTTCCCACCAGCCCTCTCCAATCACCAAGATGAAGGTCGCCACCATCACCTGCGCCCTGGCCTTCGCCCTCtccgcagccgccgcccccgagcCCAACAAGATCCCCCCCAAGAAGACGTGCCCGACCAACGCCGTCCAGCCCGACGGCAGCCTCGGCAAGTCCTTCGTGAGCACCAGCCTGCTCGTGCCCATCGCCAAGAGCAAGCCCAACTACGCCTTCCCGGCCACCAAGTGGGCGCAGGTGAC from Colletotrichum higginsianum IMI 349063 chromosome 4, whole genome shotgun sequence includes:
- a CDS encoding HET domain-containing protein, with the translated sequence MRLNPAASASSSPIIIDMFVHGLNEPTVRYDALSYTWGDGTKNDAIIANGHPMNITKNLQAALQHLRRQDEEVLLWVDGICINQDNTDERNAQVAQMGKIFRKADQVRVWLGAESQTSGAAMRVLEGLDGVRSSEQIVHRLVADEDATQALTLLLQRPYWTRMWVFQETVLAREATIHCGSLSAKWSTLRALDDVTGNPAWWQDPKTRKPWITGLRKAVFRISQFFISLQDARSTINVLHSTRTLLSTDPRDKLFALIGVSDMSHLLKADYSKPTRDVYMDFTRRLIRKDRNLAILLTAGPWNPQNGADIGLPSWTPDYRGMSGVDVRYLAASHLEHFNASKGSYHNHPRSDSLSGPDTLMVEGVILDTVGKTAFLGTGESRRRSVMEKFDPVRRHPRPRANHSFKDFFETMILYSATVYGDRFAETTGFEKGNKSRLALGFLHDFNKFYRTQNPAARTGKHIDITSVLHGVRGAETFEQAVREYHDLRKTDPAALYWRRKEYVTRVEGATDGHLTNIFSTADGYLGRGLSFIREGDIVAVLSGSRLPFVLRKAEESSTYQLISPCYVPGVMSGELMERTDSDFQVVNRHSKTLAIG